A DNA window from Hordeum vulgare subsp. vulgare chromosome 1H, MorexV3_pseudomolecules_assembly, whole genome shotgun sequence contains the following coding sequences:
- the LOC123426631 gene encoding ribosomal protein S7, mitochondrial, giving the protein MGDFDGEQKELIKKLVNFRMIDGKRTRVRAIVYKTFHRLARTERDVIKLMVDAVDNIKPICEVVKVGVAGTIYDVPGIVARDRQQTLAIRWILGAAFKRRISYRISLEKCSFAEILDAYRKRGISRKRRENLHGLASTNRSFAHFRWW; this is encoded by the coding sequence ATGGGGGACTTTGATGGTGAGCAAAAAGAATTGATCAAGAAATTGGTAAACTTTCGCATGATCGATGGTAAAAGAACGAGAGTTCGTGCTATTGTTTATAAAACTTTTCACCGCCTAGCTCGAACTGAACGCGATGTAATAAAACTTATGGTTGACGCCGTAGATAATATAAAGCCAATATGCGAAGTGGTCAAAGTAGGAGTCGCAGGTACTATTTATGATGTTCCTGGGATTGTAGCCAGGGATCGTCAACAAACCTTAGCTATTCGTTGGATCCTTGGAGCAGCTTTCAAACGACGTATAAGCTACAGGATAAGCTTAGAGAAATGTTCATTTGCTGAGATACTAGATGCTTACCGAAAGAGGGGAATTTCACGTAAGAGAAGGGAGAATCTTCATGGACTGGCTTCCACCAATCGGAGTTTCGCGCATTTCAGATGGTGGTAA
- the LOC123426648 gene encoding NADH-ubiquinone oxidoreductase chain 3 encodes MSEFAPICIYLVISPLVSLIPLGVPFPFASNSSTYPEKLSAYECGSDPSGDARSRFDIRFYPVPILFIIPDPEVTFSFPWAVPPNKIDLFGSWSMMAFLLILTIGSLYEWKRGASDRE; translated from the coding sequence ATGTCGGAATTTGCACCTATTTGTATCTATTTAGTGATCAGTCCGCTAGTTTCTTTGATTCCACTCGGTGTTCCTTTTCCATTTGCTTCCAATAGTTCGACCTATCCAGAAAAATTGTCGGCCTACGAATGTGGTTCCGATCCCTCCGGTGATGCCAGAAGTCGTTTCGATATACGATTTTATCCGGttcctattttatttattatCCCTGATCCGGAAGTcaccttttcttttccttgggCAGTACCTCCTAACAAGATTGATCTGTTTGGATCTTGGTCCATGATGGCCTTTTTATTGATTTTGACGATTGGATCTCTCTATGAATGGAAAAGGGGTGCTTCGGATCGGGAGTAA
- the LOC123426638 gene encoding NADH dehydrogenase [ubiquinone] iron-sulfur protein 3 has translation MDNQSIFQYSWEILPKKWVHKMKRSEHGNRSYTNTDYPFPLLCFLKWHTYTRVQVSIDICGVDHPSRKRRFEVVHNLLSTRYNSRIRVQTSADEVTRISPVVSLFPSAGRWEREVWDMSGVSSINHPDLRRISTDYGFEGHPLRKDFPLSGYVEVRYDDPEKRVVSEPIEMTQEFRYFDFASPWEQRSDG, from the coding sequence atgGATAACCAATCCATTTTCCAATATAGTTGGGAGATTTTACCCAAGAAATGGGTACATAAAATGAAAAGATCGGAACATGGGAATAGATCTTATACCAATACTGACTACCCATTTCCATTGTTGTGCTTTCTAAAATGGCATACCTATACAAGGGTTCAAGTTTCGATCGATATTTGCGGAGTGGATCATCCCTCTCGAAAACGCAGATTTGAAGTTGTCCATAATTTACTGAGTACTCGGTATAACTCACGCATTCGTGTACAAACAAGTGCAGACGAAGTAACACGAATATCTCCGGTAGTCAGTCTATTTCCATCAGCCGGCCGGTGGGAGCGAGAAGTATGGGATATGTCTGGTGTTTCTTCCATCAATCATCCGGATTTACGCCGTATATCAACAGATTATGGTTTCGAGGGTCATCCATTACGAAAAGACTTTCCTCTGAGTGGATATGTGGAAGTACGCTATGATGATCCAGAGAAACGTGTGGTTTCTGAACCCATTGAGATGACCCAAGAATTTCGCTATTTCGATTTTGCTAGTCCTTGGGAACAGCGTAGCGACGGATAA